Proteins from a genomic interval of Lolium perenne isolate Kyuss_39 chromosome 1, Kyuss_2.0, whole genome shotgun sequence:
- the LOC127327288 gene encoding probable 1-acyl-sn-glycerol-3-phosphate acyltransferase 5, with the protein MNGSTGSNGNHVNGKQAVPSVDPPAPSVFNNGPRHRPLTTLRRCRGVLCLVIMPVTAFMMMVYLAPFTTFVVRLFSVHYSRKWTCFLFGMWLAMFPFLFEKINGTRFVFSGETVPPKECVLLFANHRTEVDWMYLWDLALRKGRLQSIKYILKKSLMKLPIFNWAFHIIEFIPVERNWEIDEPLIRRRLTGLKNPKDPLWLAVFPEGTDYTEKKCIKSQEYAAEHGLPILKNVLLPKIKGFNCCLQELRSNLDAVYDITIAYKHRLPTFMDNVYGVDPSEVHIHTEILQVTDIPIAEDEVSDWLTERFRLKDELLSDFLTRGHFPNEGTEEELSTFKCVANFVAVIGTTGVLIYLTLFSSVWFRVFVVCSASFLTFATLYCVHVPQLVCVPEADSHAKKL; encoded by the exons ATGAACGGTTCAACTGGCTCCAACGGGAACCATGTGAACGGGAAGCAAGCAGTGCCAAGTGTGGATCCGCCCGCTCCTTCAGTTTTCAACAATGGACCGAGACACCGCCCGCTGACTACGCTGAGGCGCTGCCGTGGCGTGCTATGCCTGGTGATCATGCCGGTCACCGCGTTTATGATGATGGTTTACCTAGCCCCTTTCACTACCTTTGTTGTGCGGCTGTTCAGCGTGCACTACAGCAGGAAGTGGACGTGCTTTCTGTTCGGGATGTGGTTAGCCATGTTTCCATTCTTGTTTGAGAAGATTAACGGGACCAGGTTTGTTTTCTCTGGCGAAACAGTGCCGCCAAAGGAGTGTGTCTTGCTGTTTGCTAACCACAGAACTGAGGTCGACTGGATGTACTTGTGGGATCTTGCGCTGAGGAAAGGCCGTTTGCAGTCTATCAAGTACatcttgaagaaaagcttgatgaAGTTGCCTATTTTCAACTGGGCATTCCACATTATCGAGTTTATTCCAGTTGAGCGGAATTGGGAGATTGATGAACCACTAATCAGAAGAAGACTTACTGGATTGAAGAACCCCAAGGATCCCCTTTGGCTTGCAGTTTTTCCTGAAGGCACTGATTATAC TGAGAAGAAATGCATCAAAAGTCAAGAGTATGCGGCAGAACACGGTTTACCTATTCTGAAAAATGTCCTCCTTCCCAAGATAAAGGGTTTCAATTGCTGCCTGCAAGAGCTGAGGAGTAACTTAGATGCTG TCTACGACATCACGATCGCATATAAGCATCGGTTGCCAACTTTTATGGACAACGTATACGGCGTCGATCCTTCCGAGGTCCACATCCACACCGAAATCCTCCAAGTCACCGACATACCCATAGCAGAGGACGAAGTCTCCGACTGGCTCACAGAGAGGTTCAGGCTGAAGGACGAGCTTCTGTCTGACTTCCTGACACGGGGCCACTTCCCCAATGAAGGAACTGAGGAAGAGCTGTCCACATTCAAGTGCGTCGCGAATTTTGTAGCAGTGATCGGCACGACAGGGGTCCTCATCTACCTGACCCTGTTCTCGTCCGTGTGGTTCAGGGTCTTCGTGGTGTGCAGCGCTTCGTTCCTAACGTTCGCCACCTTGTACTGCGTGCATGTACCCCAGCTCGTGTGTGTCCCAGAGGCCGACTCTCATGCCAAGAAACTCTGA
- the LOC127338727 gene encoding uncharacterized protein: MEEVVSLMQSPDDSAGAAARPQRYILALARPSGLAYDGEEGDQAVLENGSQTPDSDDDDVVSCDCAQCRREQEPEEESGDDGDGEEFYDSDDGSYYSYYEERDAEVDVPLKIEDGGESAEASGAGGSQSPLVRSRVVVPEGRFLGPRCFASAGSTAGFMRVAFVEPAAGSQEEEGGGGGKQITVLYRYTHFWAASDGGDGLEVCGSTKLHQLRFVVPPAGDAASSLPWAGSSLAPLIYPAHQRKELQALWSRLVSEVAVPPRATRVQVIADVGILRREDRTGRRMENVRAALEDMMDEDEAWPGYHVAMELQLPEPVDLCVDEDDEAAAGEEDTCCERPAKRRKIVAEAAGEECSVCFELLESDLAVWPGCSLPHVFHGTCLEHTLKGSEMCPLCRRKLSAVDEDRGAPDDR, encoded by the coding sequence ATGGAGGAGGTGGTTTCCCTGATGCAGAGCCCGGACGACTCCGCCGGCGCGGCTGCCCGGCCTCAACGCTACATTCTCGCGCTTGCGCGGCCTTCGGGTCTCGCGTACGACGGGGAAGAAGGTGATCAGGCCGTTCTAGAGAATGGGAGTCAGACGCCGGATTCCGATGACGACGATGTGGTGTCGTGCGATTGCGCGCAGTGCCGGCGCGAGCAGGAACCAGAAGAGGAGAGcggggacgacggcgacggcgaggagttctacgacagcgacgacggcagCTACTACTCGTACTACGAGGAGAGGGACGCCGAGGTGGACGTGCCGCTGAAGATCGAAGACGGAGGCGAATCGGCCGAGGCGAGCGGCGCCGGCGGATCGCAGTCGCCGCTAGTCCGGTCGCGCGTCGTGGTCCCCGAAGGGCGGTTTCTTGGGCCGCGGTGTTTCGCCTCAGCCGGGAGCACGGCAGGGTTCATGCGCGTCGCGTTCGTAGAACCGGCCGCCGGGagccaagaagaagaaggaggaggaggaggcaagCAGATCACGGTGCTCTACCGCTACACCCACTTCTGGGCGGCGTCCGACGGCGGCGATGGCTTGGAGGTGTGCGGGAGCACGAAGCTGCACCAGCTGCGGTTCGTCGTCCCGCCCGCCGGCGACGCGGCGAGCTCGCTCCCGTGGGCCGGGTCGTCGCTGGCACCGCTGATATACCCCGCCCACCAGAGGAAAGAGCTCCAGGCGCTTTGGTCGAGACTGGTCTCGGAGGTGGCCGTCCCGCCGCGGGCCACGCGCGTACAGGTGATCGCCGACGTCGGCATCCTCCGGCGCGAGGACCGCACGGGGAGGCGCATGGAGAACGTGCGCGCCGCGTTGGAGGACATGATGGATGAGGATGAAGCGTGGCCTGGGTACCACGTCGCCATGGAGCTGCAGCTACCAGAGCCGGTCGATCTGTGTGTggatgaagatgatgaagccgcCGCCGGCGAGGAGGACACGTGCTGCGAGCGTCCGGCGAAGCGAAGGAAGATCGTCGcggaggccgccggagaggaGTGCTCCGTCTGCTTCGAGCTGCTGGAGAGCGACCTCGCCGTGTGGCCAGGGTGCTCCCTGCCCCATGTCTTCCATGGTACGTGCCTGGAGCACACACTCAAGGGGAGCGAGATGTGCCCTCTCTGCAGGCGCAAGCTGTCGGCCGTGGATGAAGATCGCGGAGCACCTGATGATAGATGA